The Lonchura striata isolate bLonStr1 chromosome 7, bLonStr1.mat, whole genome shotgun sequence genome window below encodes:
- the LOC110480062 gene encoding neurotrypsin, with protein MEIAKILGFLVELSSLLSCLRCVQAFLGSKPNQNHLHSAAPSVCAVGPLGYYNGSLAVTEAGAECLNWAEFPDYIQQYPDRGLGDHNFCRSPDGGTTPWCFYRLVSGAIGWANCDCNQGAVRLAEDSSVELYFNGLWGTICADHWTDWDASVVCRQLGLSEIGTAGKKSHSRPWPVPLHLQSANCHGDEEALLQCGYQGALSGACNQGSAVVTCVPPQGVGAPLRIVGGKESFEGRVEVYHDGKWGTICDDQWDDRDAEVVCRQLGLSGTPKALSWAHYGQGSGPILLDEVQCSGNELSLDQCKKSDWGQQNCDHIEDAGVSCDPFTEGMVRLAGGRSPSEGRVEVYYNGDWGTVCDDGWTDLGAQVVCRQLGFSGPAALASEGDYPAGQGFILLDDVACVGTELSLLDCPHSNWGQHDCSHVEDLGVRCSPESNTVMDGSLGPPVRLVDGENAKEGRVEVLLNGQWGSVCDDDWTDRDATVVCRQLGFSGTAKARSMAYFGEGHGPIHLENIECSGMEHALGQCATPDTRIHSCWHSEDAGVICDYVEEKVQDIRRTGPESGVCGMRLLHRRKKRIIGGNKSLRGSWPWQASLRLKGFRRDTRLLCGATLISSCWVVTAAHCFKRFGVDVRRYLLRVGDYHTGVKDEFERELPVERIVLHRNYWAGSNDNDIALVRMWGREGHCLSFNHHVLPICLPHRRERSDINRQACIISGWGDTGKSYSRTLLQGVVPLLPREDCEARYGQKFTNRMICAGNLSEDKRVDSCQGDSGGPLMCQRSNGRWIILGITSWGYGCGRKDSPGVYTKVSKFVPWIKKVTKLK; from the exons ATGGAAATCGCCAAAATACTCGGGTTCCTGGTAGAGCTCTCAAGTCTGCTATCTTGTCTCAGATGTGTGCAG GCTTTCCTGGGATCCAAGCCCAACCAAAACCATTTGCACAGTGCAG CGCCCAGCGTCTGTGCTGTGGGACCTCTCGGGTACTACAATGGCTCACTGGCAGTCACcgaggctggggcagagtgtcTCAACTGGGCAGAGTTCCCTGATTATATTCAGCAGTACCCAGACCGTGGCCTGGGGGACCACAACTTCTGCAGGAGCCCAGACGGGGGAACAACGCCCTGGTGCTTCTACAGGCTTGTGTCAGGAGCCATTGGCTGGGCCAACTGTGACTGTAACCAAG GTGCTGTGCGGTTGGCTGAAGACAGTAGTGTGGAGCTGTACTTCAATGGACTCTGGGGTACCATATGTGCTGACCACTGGACTGACTGGGATGCCAGTGTTGTCTGCAGGCAACTAGGTCTCAG TGAGATCGGCACAGCTGGGAAGAAGAGTCATTCCAGACCATGGCCTGTTCCCCTGCACCTGCAGTCAGCAAACTGCCATGGAGATGAGGAAGCCCTGCTGCAGTGTGGCTATCAGGGAGCTCTGTCAGGAGCTTGTAACCAGGGGAGTGCCGTGGTAACTTGTGTTCCTCCACAAG GTGTAGGTGCCCCACTTCGTATAGTTGGGGGGAAGGAGAGCTTTGAAGGGCGAGTGGAGGTTTACCATGATGGCAAGTGGGGAACAATCTGTGATGATCAGTGGGACGACCGGGATGCTGAAGTAGTCTGTAGACAGCTGGGACTCAG TGGGACCCCAAAAGCCTTGTCATGGGCTCACTATGGGCAGGGATCTGGCCCAATCTTGCTGGATGAAGTGCAGTGCTCAGGGAATGAACTCTCCCTCGATCAGTGCAAGAAAAGTGACTGGGGACAGCAAAACTGTGACCACATTGAAGACGCTGGGGTGTCCTGTGACCCTTTCACAG AGGGCATGGTCCGGCTGGCTGGTGGCCGCAGCCCCAGCGAAGGCAGGGTGGAAGTTTACTACAATGGAGACTGGGGCACGGTGTGCGACGATGGCTGGACAGACCTCGGTGCCCAAGTGGTCTGCAGGCAGTTGGGCTTCAG tggtcctgctgccctggcttCTGAAGGAGACTATCCTGCTGGCCAAGGCTTCATCTTACTGGATGACGTGGCATGTGTAGGGACAGAGCTGTCTCTCCTGGACTGTCCCCACAGCAATTGGGGGCAGCATGACTGTTCCCATGTTGAGGATCTGGGAGTCCGCTGTTCCCCAGAAAGCAACACGGTCATGGATGGCAGCCTGG GGCCTCCTGTGCGGCTGGTGGATGGAGAAAACGCCAAGGAGGGCCGGGTTGAGGTACTGCTGAATGGGCAGTGGGGCAGTGTCTGTGATGATGACTGGACAGACAGAGATGCCACTGTGGTTTGCAGGCAGCTGGGATTCAG TGGCACAGCAAAAGCCAGGTCAATGGCTTATTTTGGCGAAGGCCATGGGCCCATCCATCTGGAAAACATAGAATGCAGTGGCATGGAGCACGCCCTGGGGCAATGTGCCACGCCTGACACCAGGATtcacagctgctggcacagtgaGGATGCTGGGGTGATCTGTGACTATGTGGAAGAAAAGGTCCAAGATATCAGGAGAACAG GTCCAGAGTCTGGTGTGTGTGGGATGCGCTTGCTCCACCGTCGCAAGAAAAGGATCATAGGTGGAAACAAGTCTCTGAG AGGCAGTTGGCCATGGCAGGCCTCACTGCGGCTGAAGGGTTTTCGTCGAGACACTCGTCTGTTGTGCGGAGCAACACtgatcagcagctgctgggtggTGACTGCAGCCCACTGCTTCAAAAG GTTTGGTGTTGATGTGCGGCGCTACCTCCTGCGAGTGGGCGATTACCACACAGGTGTGAAGGACGAGTTTGAGAGGGAGCTGCCTGTGGAGAGGATTGTCCTCCACAGGAACTACTGGGCTGGCAGCAATGATAATGACATAGCCCTGGTCCGGATGTGGGGCAGAGAAGGGCACTGTCTCTCCTTCAATCACCACGTTCTGCCCATCTGCCTGCCTCACAGGAGAGAGAGGTCTGACATCAACAGGCAAGCCTGCATCATCTCTGGCTGGGGAGACACAG GGAAATCCTATTCCAGAACCCTGCTGCAGGGGGTGGTGCCCCTTCTCCCACGGGAAGACTGTGAGGCTCGTTATGGGCAGAAGTTCACCAACCGCATGATTTGTGCTGGGAACCTCTCTGAAGATAAACGGGTGGACAGCTGtcagggtgacagtggagggccACTCATGTGTCAGAGATCAAATGGACGCTGGATCATTTTGGGCATCACTTCCTGGGGGTATGGCTGTGGTCGGAAGGATTCACCCGGTGTGTACACAAAGGTCAGCAAATTCGTACCCTGGATCAAGAAAGTGACCAAGCTAAAATGA
- the CHCHD1 gene encoding small ribosomal subunit protein mS37: MAAPAYPAWVTRWVSGQWRNKKRPPALRPPRALALADKVANRREEATEATCITEMSVMMACWKQNDFNDAPCAEEIRMFYDCVAKAEKERKNQNEDTMSSRGNLPSSKVNKLLKRFPQITRYV, encoded by the exons ATGGCGGCGCCCGCCTACCCCGCCTGGGTGACGCGCTGGGTGTCGGGGCAGTGGCGGAACAAGAAGCGGCCCCCGGCGCTCCGCCCGCCCCGGGCTCTGGCGCTGGCCGACAAGGTGGCGAACCGCCGGGAGGAGGCGACAG AGGCAACCTGCATTACGGAGATGTCAGTAATGATGGCCTGCTGGAAACAGAATGACTTCAACGACGCGCCTTGTGCCGAGGAGATCAGGATGTTCTACGACTGCGTGGCAAAGGCAGAA aaagAGCGGAAGAATCAAAATGAGGACACCATGTCATCCAGGGGAAATTTGCCTTCAAGCAAAGTGAACAAGCTCCTGAAGAGATTTCCTCAGATCACACGTTATGTATAA